A region from the Lolium perenne isolate Kyuss_39 chromosome 4, Kyuss_2.0, whole genome shotgun sequence genome encodes:
- the LOC127295884 gene encoding uncharacterized protein encodes MAGLRQCVRIWVVPRWPPAFSVVVFSSRCEWSRLLGIGSVCVCSERLCCVFTDLVAHSAADPPPSSPAVLLCVSPHRFPPPRCSAIGAQRPSYHAKGRGSIPPHQRRAGFNPRGVQSAASSAGTQAPVLSFTKPVAAL; translated from the exons ATGGCTGGGCTGCGGCAGTGCGTGCGGATTTGGGTGGTGCCGCGGTGGCCGCCCGCCTTCTCCGTGGTGGTTTTTTCTTCCCGCTG TGAGTGGAGCCGTCTCTTGGGGATTGGGTCGGTCTGCGTCTGCTCGGAGCGTCTTTGCTGTGTATTCACCGACTTGGTGGCGCATTCTGCTGCCGATCCACCACCGAGCTCTCCTGCAGTCCTGCTGTGCGTGTCTCCGCACCGATTTCCTCCTCCACGTTGCTCGGCGATAGGAGCGCAGCGACCTTCCTACCACGCGAAAGGGCGAGGCTCAATCCCGCCGCACCAGAGAAGAGCGGGCTTCAATCCGAG GGGAGTACAGTCCGCCGCTTCCAGTGCCGGCACCCAGGCGCCTGTATTGTCCTTCACCAAGCCGGTCGCCGCCCTGTAG
- the LOC127347750 gene encoding importin subunit beta-1-like: MDTDKDILTKLLLDAQDQDDSIRSVAAGKLKQRQEQDFPDFLLSLSAELLKDTSPPDCRRLAGIIFKNSVEGKYSEDDNRNIKRWINLDELIKSKIKESLLITLGSSAAEARHASSQIIGKLAYIEIPSRDWQDLIDILLGNMAHQGASPPLKQATLEALEYVFEEFLGLKQDAIDGVLDSVIRAMNRTEQSSEVCLAAVKALHNVLKFANFANEDCRKRIMTAICNAAKSDEGAIKEGAFGCLTAIVPEYYMVLEPYMETILSLTTEALKGGAEKVALQCIEFWSTICEQVIKLREQKKHFAHVSSTADCRFIEKPLCSLVPVLLGTLLNQEGDVDALNIFTSATTCLGLVARTIGNAIVPLAMQFVEGNIQMAESRSRKAATYALGVILEGPSIDKLAPVVGLLVDRMEDPNIEVRGAAVCTLGRVFELLHSPALAKRFFTDEDFRRIMAVLSKSGKDVPEVSKEVCRAIYFLARGYQTISSEVDHSKKEISSELSPFLSGVINALLSASELDKKTPFGTRASASAYEALTEVVRVSNIHDYKASIAIRVLMPRIMRRLNTALDAEAITSSDKGNKYNLQALLCDLLLVIIQKLGQSCEADMVKEYAQFVLVLFCRVLTCDCSTARDKAALAIGALARAVGPKFVGLMSIFLQYYNVNLFSPIYLEVIGNIFHVLGDEILPYCDYMMDVLFEGLSERALKPQILSCFGEIALAIGKDFEEYLQAVIQKLREADNPRYYANIFDEDKVDYGSQLRQGIFKAYSGILRGIKDPKSGLKVAADLFEFIEAVCKDENRGASVTYTAVDVLSEFGSTVESWTQGLISEVMK; this comes from the exons ATGGATACAGATAAGGACATTCTGACTAAGCTTCTGTTAGATGCTCAGGATCAGGATGACAGCATACGGTCAGTAGCAGCAGGCAAACTCAAGCAGCGCCAGGAGCAAGATTTTCCGGACTTCCTCCTATCCTTGTCAGCAGAGCTCTTGAAGGATACAAGTCCACCCGATTGTAGAAGGCTGGCTGGCATTATCTTTAAGAATTCAGTGGAAGGAAAGTATTCTGAAGATGACAACCGAAATATCAAACGATGGATCAACCTGGATGAACTTATCAAATCCAAGATTAAGGAGTCATTGCTGATAACACTAGGGTCTTCGGCTGCTGAGGCGAGGCACGCGTCGTCACAGATTATTGGCAAGCTTGCATATATTGAGATACCCAGCCGGGATTGGCAAGACCTCATTGACATATTACTGGGCAACATGGCACATCAGGGTGCATCTCCTCCACTGAAGCAAGCAACTCTAGAGGCTCTGGAGTATGTGTTTGAGGAGTTCTTGGGGTTGAAGCAGGATGCAATTGATGGTGTTCTGGATTCTGTCATCCGGGCAATGAACCGGACAGAGCAAAGTTCGGAAGTCTGTCTTGCAGCTGTTAAAGCTCTACATAATGTTCTTAAGTTCGCCAATTTCGCAAATGAGGATTGCAGAAAACGTATAATGACAGCAATCTGCAATGCAGCTAAATCCGATGAAGGGGCGATCAAAGAGGGAGCATTTGGCTGCCTTACCGCGATTGTACCAGAATATTATATGGTGCTAGAACCTTACATGGAAACCATACTCAGTCTTACGACTGAAGCTTTGAAAGGAGGTGCGGAAAAAGTTGCACTCCAATGTATCGAGTTCTGGAGTACTATTTGCGAACAAGTGATAAAACTCCGAGAACAAAAAAAGCATTTTGCTCATGTTAGCTCAACTGCAGATTGTCGCTTTATTGAGAAGCCCCTCTGTTCACTTGTTCCAGTTCTGCTAGGAACTCTGTTAAACCAGGAGGGAGATGTTGATGCACTGAACATATTCACGAGTGCTACGACATGCCTAGGCCTCGTCGCTAGAACTATCGGGAATGCAATCGTCCCACTTGCAATGCAGTTTGTCGAGGGTAACATCCAAATGGCAGAGTCGCGGAGTCGCAAGGCAGCTACTTATGCACTAGGTGTTATCCTTGAAGGGCCCTCTATTGATAAACTTGCTCCTGTGGTCGGTTTGTTGGTGGACAGGATGGAAGACCCAAACATTGAGGTAAGAGGCGCCGCTGTATGCACCCTTGGGCGAGTGTTTGAGCTTCTGCATTCTCCAGCTCTTGCAAAAAGATTTTTCACAGATGAAGACTTTCGTCGCATCATGGCTGTGTTGTCTAAGAGTGGTAAAGATGTTCCAGAAGTATCCAAGGAAGTCTGTAGAGCTATATATTTTCTTGCCCGAGGTTATCAGACAATCTCATCTGAGGTAGACCATTCAAAAAAGGAAATCTCATCTGAGCTTTCACCTTTTCTTAGTGGTGTTATCAATGCTCTCCTTTCTGCTTCAGAACTTGATAAGAAGACCCCTTTCGGTACTCGAGCATCTGCATCTGCTTATGAAGCATTGACTGAGGTTGTGAGAGTAAGCAACATACACGATTATAAAGCTTCAATAGCTATCAGAGTCTTAATGCCTCGTATCATGAGAAGATTGAACACCGCGCTTGATGCTGAAGCAATTACATCGAGCGACAAGGGTAACAAATACAATCTTCAGGCGTTGCTGTGCGACCTACTGCTCGTCATAATCCAGAAACTGGGCCAATCATGTGAAGCGGACATGGTTAAGGAGTATGCTCAGTTTGTGTTGGTTCTGTTTTGCCGTGTCTTAACTTGCGACTGTTCTACTGCACGTGATAAAGCAGCGCTTGCCATTGGTGCTCTGGCTCGTGCTGTCGGTCCAAAGTTTGTGGGTCTCATGTCTATATTTTTGCAGTATTACAATGTGAATCTATTCTCCCCAATCTATTTAGAGGTGATTGGCAATATCTTTCATGTCTTGGGAGATGAAATCCTGCCATACTGTGATTATATGATGGATGTTCTTTTCGAAGGTCTCTCAGAACGGGCGCTTAAACCTCAAATTTTGTCATGCTTTGGAGAGATTGCTCTTGCTATCGGCAAGGATTTTGAGGAGTACCTGCAGGCTGTTATTCAAAAGCTTAGAGAAGCTGATAACCCAAGATATTATGCCAATATTTTTGATGAGGATAAGGTTGACTACGGTAGTCAGCTTAGACAGGGAATATTCAAGGCTTACTCTGGCATATTGCGGGGTATAAAGGACCCAAAATCTGGTTTGAAGGTAGCAGCGGATCTATTTGAGTTTATTGAAGCTGTCTGCAAGGACGAGAACAG GGGTGCAAGTGTGACATACACTGCAGTTGATGTGTTGTCAGAGTTTGGTTCGACGGTGGAGTCATGGACACAGGGACTGATTTCGGAAGTAATGAAGTAG